A genomic region of Chloroflexota bacterium contains the following coding sequences:
- a CDS encoding hydroxymethylglutaryl-CoA lyase has protein sequence MSQMPATVSIHEVGPREGFQFEKGPIPTDRKIELIDALSETGLTRIQVTSFVSPKWVPQMADAEEITARFRRVPGVAYDALALNDRGIERAAASGVYTFEGNLSLIATDVFSQKNTNKTIAETIAALPGRIAMFETFDIPVRAVSIMAAFGCNYAGDVALPDLLRLVQVGVDVAAEHGYGIDSIRLADTMGWANPLQMKRTIAACQDRFPAAEVSLHLHDTRGTAMANAFAALELGVRDFDASVGGLGGCPFAKHKGSAGNIVTEDLVFMCEEMGISTGVDLDRLIACAALAEEVVGHPLPGKLLRGGSLRPVREAVRAAATA, from the coding sequence ATGAGCCAGATGCCCGCCACCGTCTCCATCCACGAGGTCGGCCCGCGTGAGGGCTTCCAGTTCGAGAAGGGGCCGATCCCCACCGACCGCAAAATCGAGCTGATCGACGCCCTCTCCGAGACGGGCCTGACCCGCATCCAGGTCACCTCGTTCGTCAGCCCGAAGTGGGTGCCCCAGATGGCCGATGCCGAGGAGATCACGGCCCGGTTCAGGCGCGTGCCCGGCGTGGCGTACGATGCCCTTGCCCTCAACGACCGGGGTATCGAGCGGGCGGCGGCCAGCGGCGTCTACACCTTCGAGGGCAACCTCAGCCTGATCGCCACCGACGTTTTCAGCCAGAAGAACACCAACAAGACGATTGCCGAGACGATTGCCGCCCTCCCAGGCCGCATCGCCATGTTCGAGACGTTCGACATTCCGGTCCGAGCGGTGTCGATCATGGCGGCGTTCGGCTGCAACTACGCTGGAGATGTCGCCCTGCCCGACCTCCTGCGGCTGGTCCAGGTTGGCGTGGACGTGGCCGCCGAGCACGGGTACGGCATCGACTCGATCCGCCTCGCGGACACGATGGGCTGGGCCAACCCGCTCCAGATGAAGCGCACCATCGCTGCTTGCCAGGATCGCTTCCCGGCCGCCGAGGTCTCCCTCCACCTCCACGACACCCGTGGCACGGCCATGGCCAATGCGTTCGCCGCGCTGGAGCTTGGCGTCCGCGATTTCGATGCCTCGGTTGGCGGGTTGGGCGGCTGCCCGTTCGCGAAGCACAAGGGCTCGGCCGGCAACATCGTGACCGAGGATCTGGTGTTCATGTGCGAGGAGATGGGCATCTCGACGGGCGTTGACCTGGACCGGCTGATCGCCTGTGCGGCCCTCGCCGAGGAGGTCGTCGGGCACCCGCTGCCGGGCAAGCTGCTGCGCGGCGGCAGCCTGCGCCCGGTCCGCGAGGCCGTCCGCGCCGCCGCCACTGCCTGA